From a single Salvelinus sp. IW2-2015 linkage group LG22, ASM291031v2, whole genome shotgun sequence genomic region:
- the LOC111949577 gene encoding FRAS1-related extracellular matrix protein 2-like, which translates to MTCLKLLSDCGGTIGTDGTVLNLVQSYVTLRVPLHVSYVFHSPVGAGGWQHFDLQSELRLTFVYDTAILWRDGIGSPPEAELQGALYPTSMRINXQGRLVVNFRTEARFRGLFVISHSASSLSSMVMCADHPGVTFNLSLVRSEPTYNQPMQQWTFTSDFAVRDYSGTYTVKLLPCTSPPSLEYSLPPVCNPREPVTFDLDIRFQQVSDPVAAEFSLNTQMLLLSKRTLWLSDGSMGFGQESDTAFSQGDMIYGRVMVDPVQNLGDSFICNIEKVFLCTGADGYVPKYNPNNNEYGCLADAPSLLYRFKIIDKAQPETQARSFGNVGFRALLAVDDPQALALVRQPGSDGFSMESTALFQVSAGREWFIHTIYTVRSRENANRGIGKRSLEYHTLIQHSSMAAGGHSLTQHSSMDRETQRQTMAAGGLSLSQSQSRSRRSANGVPDLTEDIGLDNNRGTNILHISLDLSRQRRTSPDREVLTRGVVPRELNHPVESEDGLVLIIGILVGLLLTILIIIVIVLTVRSRQEKKKMEVPTATSCSTEPMMTSGFTSGGLDSSEV; encoded by the exons GTGTTGAATCTGGTCCAGTCCTATGTGACCCTCCGGGTGCCCCTCCACGTCTCCTATGTGTTCCACTCCCCGGTGGGGGCAGGGGGCTGGCAGCATTTTGACCTGCAGTCTGAGCTACGACTCACCTTCGTATACGACACTGCCATCTTGTGGCGGGACGGCATCGGCAGCCCTCCTGAGGCTGAGCTACAAG GAGCCCTGTACCCCACCAGTATGCGTATCAACGWACAGGGTCGTCTGGTGGTCAACTTCAGAACAGAGGCTCGATTCAGAGGACTGTTTGTCATATCACACTCTG CGTCCTCTCTGTCGTCCATGGTGATGTGTGCGGACCACCCTGGGGTGACCTTTAACCTCAGCCTGGTGAGGAGCGAGCCCACCTACAACCAGCCCATGCAGCAGTGGACCTTCACATCAGACTTCGCT gtgcGTGACTACTCAGGTACATACACAGTGAAGCTGCTGCCCTGTACCTCTCCCCCCAGTCTGGAGTACTCCCTGCCTCCTGTCTGTAACCCCAGAGAACCTGTCACCTTCGACCTGGACATACGCTTCCAGCAG GTGAGTGACCCGGTTGCGGCTGAGTTCAGTCTGAACACTCAGATGTTGCTGCTGTCTAAAAGAACTCTGTGGCTGTCTGATGGATCCATGGGCTTCGGACAGGAGAGCGACACAGCCTTCTCACAAG GGGATATGATCTATGGCAGAGTGATGGTGGATCCAGTCCAGAACCTGGGAGATTCCTTTATCTGTAACATAGAGAAGGTGTTCCTGTGCACCGGCGCGGATGGATACGTGCCCAAGTACAACCCCAACAACAATGAGTATGGCTGTCTGGCTGATGCTCCCTCGCTGCTCTACAGATTCAAGATCATC gataaggcccagccagagacccagGCCAGGTCGTTTGGTAACGTGGGGTTCAGGGCTCTGCTGGCTGTAGACGACCCTCAGGCCCTGGCCCTGGTCAGACAGCCTGGATCTGACGGCTTCAGCATGGAATCTACAGCACTGTTCCAG GTGTCAGCAGGGAGAGAGTGGTTCATCCACACCATCTACACTGTCCGCTCCAGAGAGAACGCCAACAGGGGCATCGGGAAGAGAAGTCTGGAGTACCACACACTCATCCAGCACAGCAGTATGGCTGCAGGAGGCCACTCCCTGACCCAACACAGCAGCATGGACAGAGAAACCCAGCGTCAAACTATGGCTGCAGGAGGACTGTCACTGTCCCAGTCCCAATCTCGCTCCAGGCGGTCAGCAAACGGGGTGCCAGACCTAACAGAGGACATCGGCCTGGACAACAACCGTGGCACCAACATTCTCCATATCTCCCTGGACCTCAGCCGCCAGCGCCGCACCAGCCCTGACCGGGAGGTCCTCACTCGGGGTGTGGTGCCCAGGGAGCTGAACCATCCTGTGGAGAGCGAGGACGGCCTGGTCTTGATCATAGGGATCCTGGTGGGCCTCCTACtcaccatcctcatcatcatcgtcatagTGCTAACCGTACGGTCCAGACAGGAAAAGAAGAAGATGGAGGTTCCCACGGCAACGTCATGCTCCACTGAGCCCATGATGACATCAGGGTTCACTAGCGGTGGCTTGGACAGCTCAGAGGTCTGA